From Cydia strobilella chromosome 3, ilCydStro3.1, whole genome shotgun sequence:
gagtataaataaaaaatgcaatatAATCATAAGGAAAAATATAGAATATCGTGTGATTTCAGGCAAGGCAGCAAAAGAAGCTACCAAAGGAATATAAAGTTCTCGTCAGCACTGTCACTTCAAATTTACCAAGATTTATTAAGTATAAGAAAGGAAGAATAAGTAAGTTATGAAATGTTTATATACAATGAAGAATATGTGTACACATAGTccaatatattttacaaaaattactacttgtagtataattttattaaagttatCTAAGTAAATCTTATTTGTtggtttcaataaaaataattatatcaccactattaaaataataatttattaaacaacGAGCAACATTAGAAACAGTTTGCTTttgatatatgtaggtattacgTTCTAGAATAAGTGTTTCTACTAGCCTACCATTATTAATAAatcaacataaataaaattatggaaaGGAAATGAAATTATCACATTGAAAAACTTACACTACACTGATATattactataattatttatggcAAAACTTCTACCATCAGCCCGAGTTCTCACTATTTATGATATAGTTCACACCTTTctaataaatatgtacaaacTACTGCATTCTGAATGTTGATTTGTGAGATCCAAaattaatcatttaaaaaattgatGGAACATATATGACAATTCATAATCGCAAGTCTATAAAGTACATAGTAACTACTTTCCCCAATGTAGttagttgtataaataaaataaacgcatgtacctaatatctaatTAACGCAACAGTGTCTTTTCAACTTCTTTGCGTAGAAAGAGACCCTCTCATGTATTATGTAGGCACGTTGCAAGAATTTTTAAAACGGCCTCTCGTGTTGTTTAATTTTCAATATCATTCTCGGATTATATTGGTCAATTACTACTGGGAATAAAAATACCACTAGCATTGTTGCCACAGGTAACTCCTGCGTTTTACATTGTTAAAACGTCCTCTTAACCTTAGATGACGTGGTCAGGTGAGTTACCCCCATAATGACTTCTTCTAGGCTTTGGTATAGGATTAGGGGGCGAGGAATTATTGTTGTCAAATCTGCGCTTTATATCAGTGACAGACAGCCGAGGCGCACCCAGTATGTCTTCATCGTCTATTAAAGCCGAGTTCAACTTACTGATTTCCCTTTCAAGCTCCCTTGTAGCTCTATCGATTTCGATAAATTCTTTTTCAGTACTGGAAATAGAATTATCGACACTTTGTTTTCTCACCGCTTCGTTATAGAGCTTACAAATTACTTTTTGGGGCTCGTCGTTGCCATTTAGATCTCTGTCAGATCTGCTTTCATTAAGATTGACGTCATATGCCACGTAAACTGGATCCGAGGTATTAGTGAGACTCTTGCTTCTCTTATTTGCAAGAGTGTGGTAATCTTCTAAGTTACCTCTTCTGAGTCGAATTTCGTCTTCGTTGACGCTGGAATTTCTTCTATATTTGGTAATGTCAACTTTGGGGAACGATACCTTATCAAGAATGTCGCCTTCCGAATCCGCGTTGCTCAATTTAGTCTCGTGTAGTCCGTTTTCTGCGCTCCTAACCACGACATCGTCAGAATCCTGATGAGTCAAAACGGGTGCCGTGACCGAGATATTATTTGAAACTTGTGTTGTTTCTGTAGTTTCTTTTGAAATGTCTATCGTTGTATCTTTAAGGACAGCTTCGGTTGTGGAATACTTTACAGCTTCTACAATTGTATCTTGAACGACATCTGGAGGTTTCTCTGTTTCCTTATCTTTGGTTTTCATCTCCTCGTCCTCAACTATTTTAAGTTCTACGTTTAAGTTTACATCTTCGGCTTCCAAATCCGGATCTTTCTTGGGAGCTTTTTCTTCAACTTCGCTGATGTTCAATGTGGTGTTTATGCTGCTTGCCTGCAATTTGAAATTACATGGTTAATCGTGGTTAATATTTATCTTCCGATTCCATTGTACATATTTAAGTAACAGACTAAAAGTGTTAACATTTTTCACGATTaagatttttttctgtttcaaGAACATTCTCTATTTTGGAAGTCTGTTTAAAAATGTAACCTACTCACAAAAGTACGAGTAATAATAAAGTACTTAGTTCTGATGCTACGATGGATAACCCCACAAACACCCacatatgtacatacaagattgctaaaatagggaatattacgcgaaactctgcgcaggggggcGCCACtacaaacaagaaaatcgaaatttcgttatctaacatctctgtctcTCTCTTGCTGTCTTGCTATTCGAgggataaagaggcagatagcgaaatttcggatttgcgtttcccggtaggtcctctgtgaacaaaccgccttgatgcatcaatgttaaatgtacagtatgtataagttactctatggtttactaaaaaggctagtgctgcactctggtggcagaacattgcagtaatatctccTATTCTAAGGATTTTCGGGCGCTAGGATTTAGAAAATCGTCTAAAAGGATTATGACTATATAGGACTTGGAGATAGCGTGGGTTGTTAACTTACGGAGGTATCGGCCGTGCCTTGTGGCGGCATCGGTGCGCGTTTCTTCTTGCGTCGGGAGGCGCGCACGGGCGGTATCGGGGCATCGTCGAATGGGTTCGTGCTCTCCACGCTTAGCCGGGAGCCCGACACCTCGCTGCGGGCCATGCGGGGTGTCGTGCTGGAAAATATAGCGGTGACGGTTAGGTTTTTACAAGTTTGACCTACAACGGGACCAGCATAATAATCCCAAAGCCTTCAATTAGGTACGTATGTCGTGAATCTTACCTATATAAAGTAATTCACAGTTAGGTAAGACAAACTCACCGGAACAATCGTTCACTGTAGTCACTGTTATAATATCACACTGGGTACgacagtaggtacagtgagtgcGCGGGACCATTTGCCGCGACGCACACTTGACAAAGATATAGAGCCGAAAGGCACCAGATTATACACACAGTGAAACTTCTGTTTACTGTAAACTAGCAATTAGCAAATACATTTGAGATAACTTTTACATCTGGTTCTACTATGTGTAGTGTACAAGGAAGGTGCCCGCATTCAATAAAATTTAGTGGACATTACACTAAACATTACGCTAAATTCGGTAGCGTTGGTTGATTTCAGATGAAAACTCCTtcgcgtctgtccgtctgtatatATAGTACAATCTTATACCTAAATACAGATGTGCTAGTCGCGGAAACTTTCCCGAAAAAAATTCGGGAAATTTTTACAAGAAATAAAGTATCCATTctggaaatggaaaatttcgttccccttagaAAAGTATGAGaagtttttgaatttattcTAGGTATGTGGAAATTccacaattttgaaaaataaaagtaagtataaGAATATATAAAGAAAGATGCGATTACCTGAGTGAGTTGGCCTCATAGTTGCTAGGGCTGCGCAGGCGCTCCTGAAACCGCGAGCGCGGCAGCGGCGTGATGGAGCCCCCGTAGATGTAGCGGTCCGCGTGCTCCGGGGACCCGACGGTGCTGCGCGCCCCTGACGACGTCGATGTGTCTGCAGAACGTAACTAATTACTAATACATACGTCGTGTTACGTGAAAGGAGTAACGACCCCGCCTCCTGTTCTGAAGATGGGTTATCAAACTTTTTGTACCCCCGTGTGTTTTGCAGAGATTCTTGCGCCCCCTAGTGGTAAAGAAGGCTGTATACTAACTTAAAGCGTTGAAAACATTTTCTATAGAAGTTACGACTACTGGCTCTGTTTGGCATCTGCTGTTGCACGCCTCAAcaggtatttaaatatttacgtaAACTTGTATTAAATTATTCTTTGCGCTACACCCGCGAtgcataggtaggtacgtaAGTTTCCCTTTCTTACTTAAGGACAACAATACTGTCTAATCTAAGTTTTGCAGTAGTTAAGTCTTTGATTCAGCTATTAGTTTATTTTCCTGTGGACCTCGTTGTGACAgcacattattttttgtctTCGAGGTGAGAGGTCGACACCAGCACCGTCACCGTACCTATCTGAGCAGCCGGGAATCGCCATCTTAACGTTATTTAGCAATTTCTTGTTTAGTTTAGTAGCCGGTAAAGAATCAGatgtatgtacttaaataatCGAGGACACGGTTCTCTCACCTACATTGCACAAGTACACGCTATGTATGCTCAGAATGACGCCACTTTATTAGATAAGGGTAATACTAGTAGGTATAGAAGCATGAGCTTAACTTAGCTACATAACTGGAAATGAATGGTATTGTGTAGGTAATAATATTTTCTCTATTATTTAATTCTTCACTGTAGTCACAGGTAGGTATTTACTATCATTTGCAAGTGCAGCTCATGACTCTCATGAGGAGCGATATTTACTACTTATTTAGTATCAACgtttagtgtaaggttcaatgCAACATTAAAAGTTTAGGAACTGCATagctaccgcgaacaccgagtTCGCAAATTtcaggcatctttctcttttactctaatTAAGGCGTAATCAGAGTGACAGAGAGAGCGTTGCTCGAAATTTACGAACtttgattttcgcggttataggtACCTCTTGCTTCAGTGTGTTTGTTCGACTTCTCCTTTCTGACATTGGGAATTTACTTACTTCAGCAAAGCAATTATACGGTAaattagaaatgaaaatgaTCGTAAAGTTTCTAAACTTGCATCTTCCATTTTAACGAGCGACTGTTGTAGTCGTTCACTTAAGCGTATTGTCTTACGAGTGCTTTAACTTGTCCTTTCTAACGGTAGGGATTTATTTACGTCCCTTAAACATGTTTAATACTAAGCTCATCTATTAATGGggtaaattagtaatgaaaatGATCAAGCGGTATTAGTGCAAGTTTTATTGTCAGTTCATAGTTTCCGAACGTGCATCTTACATTGCAGCGCGCGGCGGTAGACCACGGGGCTGCTGTCGCCGTTCACCTGCTGGTTGAGCTTGCTGTCTGGCGACTGCTTCTTCTTGTCCTTTCTCATAAACGAGCGGAGTGACCTGGAAAGAAGATAAGTTTGTCTTGAATATTAATTCAATTTTTTCACCGTCAACctgtaggtgtaggtacctacgtccTACAGTTAGGAACAAGgctaggtatataatatatgatatagGTATTATGCTACctactatatgtataattatctttagtttttttaacaaaacgGAGGTGTAATTAATGATTTAGTGTGACTTAGGTATAAGTaatcatttttaaaacaaagtGTGTAACGGCTTATAATATTACCCGCAAAACAATTAGTCTACTCAGTAGACTACTGTATCGCCGAATCCAATCATAATGCAGAAATTGTTTGTGCATACGAGTATTGCGGGAAATATGAGTAGGGACCTATTTGTTCTCTTGGGGCCATATTCTGATCCTGAGTCACACACactttaaataagtacctattgggtacattattttgttatatattACTTAACTCTAATACATAAATCGTCTAATAATGGCACCCATTATTGATTTaatgccggctgtacacactcgtcgagacacCCCGAGACAGTCCGAGAACGAGTAATAATGAATAGTCTAATAACGGCGGCCATTATTAGAAAGTAATATATAACAAAAAGCACCTATAGACTACCTAGCTACCTATTTAAAGTATGTGTGACTCAGGCTTAGAATAATTTTCGCAGTGCCACGCGTCATCTTGAGTTAGCAAGAtgaggtaaatatttaattacttgtTGTAACAAAGGCATTATTAAAGCTGTCATATCTATATAAGTCTTCGTAAACACTACTATGACTCACTAATTACCAACTTTCACAGAGATATTGTGACGTCTCGAATTAATCTGCTACCTATTAAGAAATTGTCTTTGCACAATGTTAAGTTACGGATGTCTATTATATTGACTATTTAGTATCAGGCCTTTGCTATTCTACGTACCCCAttggacaatttttttttttactttttttgctgTGCTTTGCTTTTG
This genomic window contains:
- the LOC134755819 gene encoding uncharacterized protein LOC134755819; its protein translation is MAATTGRKSYSIHDYPEHLNPFYEEDNHNKVRFWTIGRKLSRTNSISFSGIKDLKNSWSLRSFMRKDKKKQSPDSKLNQQVNGDSSPVVYRRALQYTSTSSGARSTVGSPEHADRYIYGGSITPLPRSRFQERLRSPSNYEANSLSTTPRMARSEVSGSRLSVESTNPFDDAPIPPVRASRRKKKRAPMPPQGTADTSASSINTTLNISEVEEKAPKKDPDLEAEDVNLNVELKIVEDEEMKTKDKETEKPPDVVQDTIVEAVKYSTTEAVLKDTTIDISKETTETTQVSNNISVTAPVLTHQDSDDVVVRSAENGLHETKLSNADSEGDILDKVSFPKVDITKYRRNSSVNEDEIRLRRGNLEDYHTLANKRSKSLTNTSDPVYVAYDVNLNESRSDRDLNGNDEPQKVICKLYNEAVRKQSVDNSISSTEKEFIEIDRATRELEREISKLNSALIDDEDILGAPRLSVTDIKRRFDNNNSSPPNPIPKPRRSHYGGNSPDHVI